A window of the Hordeum vulgare subsp. vulgare chromosome 5H, MorexV3_pseudomolecules_assembly, whole genome shotgun sequence genome harbors these coding sequences:
- the LOC123397715 gene encoding uncharacterized protein LOC123397715 isoform X3 encodes MVMGLNPLTPQAQEQHDTAPELVAVQEATPVDDVMEDAALESQIMEVPEKSGGVSENDNDEMNDFLQPILKIRDTILHKEHILQDQSAECDMDMHNILTEGKMTPKVVAIMEKYKGTGSMMVEAANPSCCGDGGKTTSNKRKSLKELLERNKCQELNEICCDMKCIPPRYTVLPSLKDGTFIAIVHFTCPGYDMNITGDPRQTPDGARCSAAANLITELHKKTVEEEQA; translated from the exons ATGGTGATGGGGTTGAACCCGTTGACGCCGCAAGCGCAGGAGCAGCACGACACGGCCCCGGAGCTCGTCGCCGTGCAGGAG GCAacacctgttgatgatgtgatggagGATGCTGCTTTGGAAAGCCAAATCATGGAAGTGCCTGAGAAGTCAG GCGGCGTCAGTgagaacgacaatgatgagatgaATGATTTTCTGCAACCAATTCTGAAAATACGGGATACTATT CTTCATAAGGAACACATACTTCAAGACCAGAGTGCTGAATGTGATATGGACATGCATAATATCTTGACTG AAGGGAAAATGACGCCTAAAGTGGTGGCAATAATGGAAAAGTATAAGGGAACCGGCTCAATGATGGTGGAAGCTGCCAATCCATCTTGCTGTGGAgatggcggcaaaaccacgagcaATAAGAGGAAGAGCTTGAAGGAGTTACTCGAACGCAATAAGTGCCAG GAGCTTAACGAGATCTGCTGTGACATGAAGTGTATACCCCCGAGATACACGGTACTACCTTCACTAAAAGATG GAACATTCATTGCCATTGTACATTTTACATGCCCTGGTTATGACATGAACATCACTGGTGATCCTCGTCAGACCCCAGATGGGGCGAGGTGCTCTGCAGCTGCCAATCTGATAACAGAGCTTCACAAGAAGACAGTGGAAGAAGAACAAGCATGA